In the Clostridium sporogenes genome, one interval contains:
- a CDS encoding pseudouridine synthase, translated as IILTNDGEIYNKIIHPKFEKIKTYKAKVKGSVKKECIDLFNKGVDIGDYITAPAILKIMKNNKYTSEIIIKIHEGKNRQVRRMCSAINHPVINLDRISIGIISKGNLKLGEWRYLTKEEIDYIIKK; from the coding sequence AATAATACTTACTAATGATGGTGAAATCTATAATAAGATTATACATCCTAAATTTGAAAAAATAAAAACTTATAAAGCCAAAGTAAAGGGGAGTGTAAAAAAAGAATGTATAGATTTATTTAATAAAGGTGTAGATATAGGAGATTATATAACAGCTCCTGCAATATTAAAAATCATGAAAAACAATAAGTATACTTCTGAAATAATAATAAAAATTCATGAAGGTAAAAATAGACAAGTAAGAAGAATGTGTAGTGCTATAAATCATCCTGTCATAAATTTAGATAGAATATCTATAGGCATTATATCAAAAGGTAATTTAAAATTAGGAGAATGGAGATACTTAACTAAAGAAGAAATAGATTATATAATAAAAAAATAA
- a CDS encoding MurR/RpiR family transcriptional regulator has translation MEENKQDLMRIIQVKFPRLSKGQKLIAEFILKHYDKAAFMTAAKLGTSVGVSESTVVRFANELGFTGYPKLQKALQELIKNKLTTVQRIELSNDYVSEESALKGVLKSDMENIRATLEKINHNTFQDVVDNIFKAKRIYIMGLRSSTALAEFLGFYLNLILDNVNIIAYGISDIFEQMINVSENDLVIGIGFPRYAARTIEALTFAQNRGAKVVAITDSLLSPLATKADYTLIAQSNMASFVDSLVAPLSVINALIIAVGLREKEKISFTFSTLEDIWQEYEVYSYRDNKDKKY, from the coding sequence ATGGAAGAAAACAAACAAGACTTAATGAGAATAATTCAAGTTAAATTTCCACGATTAAGCAAAGGGCAAAAATTAATTGCAGAATTTATATTAAAACACTATGATAAAGCTGCTTTTATGACTGCTGCAAAACTTGGAACAAGCGTAGGGGTTAGTGAATCTACTGTAGTAAGATTTGCAAATGAACTTGGGTTTACGGGATATCCAAAACTTCAAAAAGCTCTACAAGAACTTATAAAAAATAAACTTACAACTGTTCAAAGAATAGAACTTTCAAATGATTATGTAAGTGAAGAATCTGCTTTAAAGGGTGTATTGAAATCTGATATGGAGAATATTAGAGCTACCTTAGAAAAAATTAATCATAATACTTTTCAAGATGTAGTGGACAACATATTTAAAGCGAAAAGAATTTATATAATGGGACTTAGAAGTTCTACTGCTTTAGCAGAATTTTTAGGATTTTATTTAAACTTAATATTAGATAATGTAAATATAATTGCTTATGGTATTAGCGATATTTTTGAACAAATGATAAATGTATCAGAAAACGATTTAGTTATAGGTATAGGGTTCCCAAGATACGCAGCTAGAACCATAGAAGCTTTAACTTTCGCTCAAAATAGAGGAGCAAAGGTAGTAGCTATAACAGATAGTTTATTATCTCCTTTAGCTACAAAGGCAGATTATACATTAATAGCCCAAAGTAATATGGCTTCATTTGTAGATTCTTTAGTTGCTCCACTTAGTGTAATAAATGCATTAATTATAGCAGTGGGTTTAAGAGAAAAAGAAAAAATATCTTTTACCTTTAGTACTCTTGAAGATATTTGGCAAGAATATGAAGTTTATTCTTACAGGGATAATAAAGATAAAAAATACTAA
- a CDS encoding CoA transferase, with protein MTKEGLALEGVKVVELSSFVAAPSCAKVLADWGADVIKIEPVQGDNLRVVGGVYNSPARDDENPMFELENGNKKGVAINTRSEKGKEVLGKLLKDADIFVTNVREKALERSGLSYEQLKDKYPSLIHAHILGYGEEGPLKDKPGFDYTAYFARGAVSTSLMEKGTSPANTNAGFGDHYAGISLAAGILAALHKKTLTGKGDRVTVSLYHTAIFGMGLMITTAQYGNKMPLSRRTPNNPLATTYRCKDDRWIQLALLKYDAWFPKFCKEVINRPDLIEDPRFNKQSEVVKHVETFVGVLEEEFIKKDLKEWADLLDKADLPYEKLQYCEDILEDEQAWANDYLFKTKYDSGNTGVLVNSPVKFSESGLRTYKAAPKIGEDTEEILTSLGYNKEEIEEMREEKAIK; from the coding sequence ATGACAAAAGAAGGTTTAGCTCTAGAAGGTGTAAAAGTAGTTGAGTTATCAAGCTTTGTAGCGGCTCCAAGTTGTGCAAAAGTACTAGCTGACTGGGGAGCTGACGTAATTAAAATAGAACCAGTTCAAGGGGACAATTTAAGAGTTGTAGGTGGAGTATATAATTCACCAGCAAGAGATGACGAAAACCCTATGTTTGAACTTGAAAATGGAAATAAAAAAGGCGTTGCTATAAATACTAGAAGTGAAAAAGGTAAAGAGGTATTAGGAAAATTACTTAAAGATGCAGATATTTTTGTTACAAATGTAAGAGAAAAGGCATTAGAAAGAAGTGGACTATCCTATGAACAATTAAAGGATAAATATCCTTCATTAATTCATGCACATATATTAGGATACGGAGAAGAAGGACCACTTAAAGATAAACCTGGATTTGATTATACTGCATATTTTGCAAGAGGAGCTGTAAGCACATCTTTAATGGAAAAAGGAACATCTCCAGCTAATACAAATGCAGGTTTTGGCGACCATTATGCTGGTATAAGTTTAGCAGCTGGTATATTAGCAGCACTTCATAAAAAGACATTAACTGGAAAAGGTGACAGAGTTACAGTAAGCTTATATCACACAGCTATATTTGGTATGGGACTTATGATTACTACAGCCCAATACGGAAACAAAATGCCATTATCAAGAAGAACTCCAAATAATCCATTAGCAACAACTTATAGATGCAAAGATGATAGATGGATACAATTAGCATTGCTTAAATATGATGCATGGTTCCCTAAATTCTGTAAGGAAGTAATAAATAGACCTGATCTAATAGAAGATCCAAGATTTAATAAACAATCTGAAGTAGTAAAACATGTTGAAACTTTTGTAGGAGTATTAGAAGAAGAATTTATTAAAAAGGATTTAAAAGAATGGGCAGATCTATTAGATAAGGCTGACTTACCATATGAAAAACTACAATATTGCGAAGATATATTAGAAGACGAACAAGCATGGGCAAATGACTATTTATTCAAGACTAAATATGACAGTGGAAATACTGGTGTGCTAGTTAATTCACCTGTTAAGTTCAGCGAATCTGGATTAAGAACATATAAAGCTGCACCAAAGATTGGTGAAGATACTGAGGAAATTTTAACGTCATTGGGATATAACAAAGAAGAAATAGAAGAAATGAGAGAAGAAAAAGCAATAAAATAA
- a CDS encoding 2-hydroxyacyl-CoA dehydratase family protein translates to MADKKDDKKKAAKVINGILAKSYADAWKAKEEGKPVGWSTSVFPQELVEVFDLDVLYPENQAAGVAAKKESLSLCEAAESVGYSIDLCAYARTNFGLLEKGGSENLNMPKPDFICCCNNICNQVIKWYENIAKELDIPLIMIDTTFNNEDEVTENRIKYLRAQFEEAIKQLEKISGKKFDPKKFEEVMKISAENGKLWKYSMSLPSGSFPSPMNGFDLFTYMAVIVCYRGKKETTEAFKLLISELEDNIKNKATSFRGEEKYRIMMEGIPCWPYIGYKMRTLAGYGVNMTGSVYPHAWALQYEVNDLDGMAKAYSTMFNNVNLETMCKYRIDSLIDGNCDGAFYHMNRSCKLMSFIQYEMERKVFEETGIPYAGFDGDQADPRNFSKAQFETRLQGLVEVMEERKKGGNK, encoded by the coding sequence ATGGCTGATAAAAAAGATGACAAAAAGAAAGCAGCAAAAGTGATTAATGGTATATTAGCTAAATCTTATGCGGATGCTTGGAAGGCGAAAGAAGAAGGAAAACCAGTTGGTTGGTCAACTTCTGTATTCCCACAGGAACTAGTAGAAGTTTTTGATTTAGATGTATTATATCCAGAAAATCAAGCAGCAGGAGTTGCAGCTAAAAAAGAATCCTTATCTCTTTGTGAAGCTGCAGAAAGTGTTGGATATTCAATTGATTTATGTGCATATGCAAGAACAAATTTTGGACTTTTAGAAAAGGGTGGTTCAGAAAACTTAAATATGCCAAAGCCTGACTTTATATGTTGCTGTAATAATATTTGTAATCAAGTTATTAAATGGTATGAAAACATTGCAAAAGAATTAGATATACCATTAATAATGATTGATACTACATTTAATAATGAAGATGAAGTAACAGAAAATAGAATTAAATATCTTAGAGCTCAATTTGAAGAGGCTATAAAACAACTTGAAAAAATTTCTGGAAAGAAATTTGATCCTAAAAAATTTGAAGAGGTTATGAAAATCTCCGCTGAAAACGGTAAGCTTTGGAAATATTCTATGAGTTTACCATCAGGATCTTTCCCATCACCAATGAATGGATTTGACTTATTTACTTATATGGCTGTTATTGTATGTTATAGGGGTAAAAAAGAAACTACAGAAGCTTTCAAATTATTGATTTCTGAATTGGAAGACAATATTAAAAATAAAGCAACTTCTTTTAGAGGAGAAGAAAAATATAGAATTATGATGGAAGGAATTCCATGCTGGCCATATATAGGCTATAAGATGAGAACTTTAGCAGGTTATGGTGTAAACATGACTGGAAGCGTTTACCCTCATGCTTGGGCTTTGCAATATGAAGTAAACGATTTAGATGGAATGGCTAAAGCTTATAGTACTATGTTTAACAATGTTAATTTAGAAACAATGTGTAAATATAGAATAGATTCTTTAATAGACGGAAATTGTGATGGAGCATTCTATCATATGAATAGAAGCTGTAAATTGATGAGTTTTATACAATATGAAATGGAAAGAAAAGTTTTTGAAGAAACAGGCATACCATATGCAGGCTTCGATGGAGACCAAGCAGATCCAAGAAACTTTAGTAAGGCTCAGTTTGAAACAAGACTGCAAGGTTTAGTAGAGGTTATGGAAGAAAGAAAGAAAGGAGGAAACAAATAA
- a CDS encoding 2-hydroxyacyl-CoA dehydratase family protein, with protein sequence MDNIKNILSKLEVAVKNPKKVVSDYKERTGNKVIGCFPVYTPEEIVYAADMLPIGIWGGDVEANLAKQYYPAFCCSIMQSCMEFGLKGVYEGLSAVIIPGMCDTLNCMGQNWKFAIKDIPYIALVHPQNRKLEAGVEYLVEEYKHVKSKIEEIRGKEITEDELQNSIEIYNEHRKVMRSFVDKAAKHPNTINNYERNLVIKSGFFMRKDEHTKIVKELNELLSVLPEEKYDGKKVLVTGILLDSKEMLDVFEENKLRIVADDLAQESRQFRTDVSEGKNALDRLARQWSNIEGCSLAYDPKKLRGSLIAKEGKAKGIEGVVFAMMKFCDPEEYDYPIVKKDIEKEGIPTTMIEVDQQNKSVEQIRTRIQTFSEIL encoded by the coding sequence ATGGATAATATAAAGAATATTTTATCTAAATTAGAGGTAGCGGTTAAAAACCCTAAAAAAGTTGTTTCAGATTATAAAGAAAGAACAGGAAATAAAGTAATAGGATGCTTCCCAGTATATACTCCAGAGGAAATAGTATATGCAGCAGATATGCTTCCAATAGGTATTTGGGGAGGCGATGTTGAAGCTAATTTAGCTAAACAATATTATCCAGCATTTTGTTGCTCCATAATGCAATCTTGTATGGAGTTTGGCTTAAAAGGGGTATATGAGGGATTATCAGCTGTTATTATTCCAGGAATGTGTGACACATTAAACTGTATGGGACAAAATTGGAAATTTGCCATTAAAGATATTCCATATATTGCATTAGTTCATCCTCAAAATAGAAAATTAGAAGCCGGTGTAGAGTATTTAGTTGAAGAATATAAACATGTAAAATCAAAAATAGAAGAAATAAGAGGAAAAGAAATAACTGAAGATGAACTGCAAAACAGTATAGAAATATACAATGAACATAGAAAAGTAATGAGATCTTTTGTAGATAAAGCAGCAAAACATCCTAATACAATAAATAACTATGAAAGAAATCTTGTTATTAAGAGTGGATTCTTTATGAGAAAAGATGAACATACAAAAATAGTAAAAGAATTAAATGAATTATTAAGCGTTCTACCAGAAGAAAAATATGATGGTAAAAAAGTATTAGTAACTGGAATACTTTTAGATTCAAAAGAAATGCTTGATGTTTTTGAAGAAAATAAATTAAGAATAGTGGCAGATGATTTAGCTCAAGAAAGTAGACAATTTAGAACAGACGTATCAGAAGGAAAGAACGCATTAGATAGATTGGCAAGACAATGGTCAAATATTGAAGGATGTTCTTTAGCATATGATCCTAAAAAACTTAGAGGATCACTGATTGCAAAGGAAGGCAAAGCTAAAGGAATAGAAGGTGTAGTATTTGCAATGATGAAATTCTGTGACCCAGAAGAATATGACTATCCAATTGTTAAAAAGGACATTGAAAAAGAAGGCATACCTACAACTATGATAGAAGTAGACCAACAAAATAAGAGCGTTGAACAAATAAGAACAAGAATTCAAACTTTCTCAGAGATATTATAG
- a CDS encoding acyl-CoA dehydrogenase family protein: MLFKKEHELLRKSVRDFVDRELKDIPEEVDTEGKLPKELLQKLAKYKFISPVIPKEYGGAGADYVSYCIIMEEISKRCASTGTFITAGASLVALPLLNFGTDKQKEKYLKPLATGEYIGSFGLTEPGAGSDAGAGQTTAVLEGDHYILNGRKTFITNAPICDFAIVTAMTEKGKGSRGISAFIVERKWKGFSIGAHENKMGIRGTETADLIFENVKVPKENLIGKEGKGFKIALNTLDVGRIGVAAQALGIAQGALDEAVKYVKERVQFGKPLAKFQNTQFTIADMETKVQAARWLVYDAAEKKDNGINPGVESAMAKYYAAEIANEVAYKALQLHGGYGFMKDYPIERMYRDARITSIYEGTSQVQQMVIAAKALK, encoded by the coding sequence ATGTTATTTAAAAAAGAGCATGAACTTTTAAGAAAGTCCGTAAGGGATTTTGTAGATAGAGAATTAAAAGATATTCCAGAAGAAGTTGATACTGAAGGTAAGTTACCTAAAGAGTTATTACAAAAACTTGCAAAATATAAATTCATAAGTCCTGTAATACCTAAGGAATATGGTGGAGCTGGAGCAGACTATGTTTCATATTGCATAATAATGGAGGAAATCAGCAAACGTTGTGCATCTACTGGAACTTTTATAACAGCAGGAGCATCATTAGTAGCATTACCTTTACTTAATTTTGGAACAGATAAGCAAAAAGAAAAATATTTAAAACCTCTTGCTACAGGTGAATATATTGGATCTTTTGGACTTACAGAACCAGGAGCAGGATCTGACGCTGGTGCTGGTCAAACTACAGCAGTTTTAGAGGGAGATCATTATATTTTAAATGGAAGAAAAACATTTATTACAAATGCACCTATTTGTGACTTTGCTATAGTAACAGCAATGACAGAAAAGGGTAAAGGCTCAAGAGGAATTTCAGCTTTTATAGTTGAGAGAAAATGGAAGGGATTTTCAATAGGCGCTCATGAAAATAAAATGGGTATTAGAGGAACTGAAACAGCGGATTTAATATTTGAAAATGTAAAAGTTCCTAAAGAAAATCTTATTGGAAAAGAAGGGAAAGGTTTTAAAATTGCATTAAATACTCTTGATGTTGGCAGAATCGGGGTAGCAGCTCAAGCTCTTGGAATAGCCCAAGGTGCTTTAGATGAAGCTGTAAAATATGTTAAAGAAAGAGTTCAATTTGGCAAACCTTTAGCAAAATTCCAAAACACTCAATTTACAATTGCAGATATGGAAACTAAGGTTCAGGCTGCTAGATGGCTTGTGTATGATGCCGCAGAGAAAAAAGATAATGGTATAAATCCAGGTGTTGAATCAGCAATGGCTAAATATTATGCAGCAGAAATTGCAAATGAGGTAGCTTATAAAGCATTACAATTACACGGTGGATATGGATTTATGAAGGATTACCCAATAGAAAGAATGTATAGAGATGCTAGAATTACATCTATATATGAAGGTACATCTCAAGTTCAGCAAATGGTTATTGCTGCTAAAGCTCTTAAATAG
- a CDS encoding electron transfer flavoprotein subunit beta/FixA family protein — MRIVVCVKQVPDTTEVKIDPKTGTLIREGVPSILNPDDANALEEALKMKDKDENVNVSVVSMGPPQAEVMLRECLAMGADEAYLVSDRAFAGSDTWATSKVIASAIRKIGNYDIIFAGRQAIDGDTAQVGPQISEKLGIPQVTYVEDFKLEEDKITVQRQLEDGYEIIKVKKPALLTAVSSLNEPRYMAVDKIFEAYEKEIKTLTINDLDIEPEGVGLKASPTKVFRSFTPAPKGKGVMLEGTSQEMVEKLIVSLKQKHII, encoded by the coding sequence TTGAGGATAGTAGTGTGCGTTAAGCAAGTTCCAGATACAACAGAAGTAAAGATAGATCCTAAAACAGGAACATTAATAAGAGAAGGTGTTCCAAGTATATTAAATCCAGATGATGCAAATGCCTTAGAAGAAGCTTTAAAAATGAAAGACAAAGATGAAAATGTAAATGTATCAGTGGTTTCAATGGGACCACCACAGGCAGAAGTTATGTTAAGAGAATGTCTTGCAATGGGGGCAGATGAGGCTTATTTAGTAAGTGATAGAGCCTTTGCAGGTTCTGATACTTGGGCTACTTCAAAGGTTATTGCATCAGCAATTAGAAAGATCGGAAATTACGATATTATATTCGCAGGAAGACAAGCCATAGATGGAGATACAGCACAGGTTGGGCCACAAATTTCAGAAAAATTAGGTATTCCACAGGTCACCTATGTGGAGGATTTTAAATTAGAGGAAGATAAAATAACAGTACAAAGACAACTAGAGGATGGATATGAAATAATCAAGGTTAAAAAACCAGCTCTATTAACAGCTGTAAGTTCACTTAATGAGCCTAGATACATGGCTGTTGATAAAATATTTGAAGCTTATGAAAAAGAAATAAAAACCTTAACTATTAATGATTTAGATATAGAACCTGAAGGAGTAGGTCTTAAGGCTTCTCCAACTAAAGTATTTAGATCCTTTACTCCAGCACCTAAAGGCAAAGGTGTTATGCTAGAGGGAACATCACAGGAAATGGTTGAAAAGTTGATTGTAAGTTTGAAACAAAAGCATATTATATAA
- a CDS encoding electron transfer flavoprotein subunit alpha/FixB family protein: protein MDIKKDLSSYKNVWVIAEQRQGKITPVVIELLGEGRKIANDIGVELCAILLGHNVDNLADELIQFGADKVYYVNDPLLEKYTTDGYAKVIVDAVNNIKPEIVLIGATHIGRDLAPRIASNLDTGLTADCTKLEVDPADKKLKQTRPAFGGNIMATIICPDNRPQMSTVRPGVMEKAVRDENRKGEIIKLGTNLSKNDIRTEVVEIVKSKKELVSLTDANFIVSGGLGLGNPDGFKLLKQLADRLNGVVGSSRAAVDAGWIENSHQVGQTGTTVKPTVYIACGISGAIQHLAGMQESDIIIAINKNESAPIFEVADYGIVGDLYDVVPKLLELLGDDKRITELFEQSKII, encoded by the coding sequence ATGGATATAAAAAAAGATTTAAGTAGTTATAAAAATGTCTGGGTAATTGCAGAACAAAGACAGGGAAAAATAACTCCTGTAGTTATAGAATTATTAGGAGAAGGCAGAAAAATAGCTAATGATATTGGAGTAGAATTATGTGCAATATTGCTTGGACACAATGTTGATAATTTGGCAGATGAATTAATACAGTTTGGAGCTGACAAAGTTTATTATGTAAATGATCCATTATTAGAAAAATATACTACCGATGGATATGCAAAGGTTATAGTGGATGCAGTAAATAATATTAAACCAGAAATCGTATTAATTGGCGCAACACATATTGGAAGAGACTTAGCTCCTAGAATAGCATCAAATCTAGATACTGGGTTAACAGCTGATTGCACTAAATTAGAAGTTGATCCAGCGGACAAAAAACTTAAACAAACCCGTCCAGCTTTTGGAGGAAACATAATGGCTACAATCATATGCCCTGATAATAGACCACAAATGTCTACAGTAAGACCAGGGGTTATGGAAAAGGCTGTAAGGGATGAAAATAGAAAAGGGGAAATTATAAAACTAGGTACAAATTTATCTAAAAATGATATAAGAACAGAAGTTGTAGAAATAGTTAAATCTAAAAAAGAGTTAGTATCCTTAACAGATGCAAACTTTATTGTATCTGGTGGACTTGGTCTTGGAAATCCTGATGGATTTAAATTATTAAAACAGTTAGCAGATAGATTAAATGGTGTAGTTGGATCTTCTCGTGCAGCTGTAGATGCTGGTTGGATTGAAAATTCACATCAAGTAGGTCAAACAGGAACAACTGTAAAACCAACAGTTTATATAGCTTGCGGTATTTCAGGAGCTATACAACACTTAGCTGGTATGCAGGAATCAGACATTATAATTGCTATAAATAAAAATGAATCAGCTCCAATATTTGAGGTAGCAGACTACGGGATAGTAGGAGATTTATATGATGTAGTACCTAAGCTATTAGAGCTATTAGGGGATGACAAGCGTATTACTGAGTTATTCGAACAAAGTAAAATAATTTAA